Genomic segment of Mastomys coucha isolate ucsf_1 unplaced genomic scaffold, UCSF_Mcou_1 pScaffold23, whole genome shotgun sequence:
ACTCGTGCTGGGCCCCTCATTTCTAATTTGAGACATGGTGTCACTGGTAGCTCAGGCTGTTACCGAACTAGGTTGAAATCCTACTGCCTGAGCCTCTCCATCCCTAGATGACctatgtgtgccaccatgccaagcttCACGCAGTGTCTCCAGCCAGGTTAATATTCATGACTCCCTACTCCTGTCCTgcagaattcacacacacacacagggccctATACCACCACTCCAGAAGGGAAGTGGGGGTGAGCGAGCTGGGAGACAGGAAAGCACCAAATTGAAGCACTTGAGGTTCTGCTCTGAAGCACGGAGAGCCATGAGACTTCTGAGCTAGAGGCAAGGTGCATTAGCTACAGCGATGGCTTATCAGGCATGAGCTCCAAGCACTGGGCAGGGTCTTCTCTTGGGCACATGTGGCTCCTTCATTGGCAAGCTTGGAGTAGACAAGAGGCCTGGGAGCCTCCCTGTGccccacatacataaacatatacacacatacatacacatgcacacacatacatacaccacatacattcacacatacatacacacacacaatacacacagtcAAGACCAGATGCGTTCTACAAACAGCATCTACCTACATCCACACCTACCCCACTCTTACCTCTCACGGCCCAGATGCTGGCTCCAGTGAGGTTTGCAGCAAGCCCACAAAATCTGAGGAAAGGCCTGAAGGACTGGGATGAAGGACCGGGAGGGCCTCCGACTATCTGGGTGCAGGAGGCTGAAAggacagaagctgagagaagactTGGAAACCACCCATCCCCCAGAGCATGGATGGAGCCTGGGAGCACAGCAAGTGTAAATATTTAGTATTTCCAGTGTGAGAACCCTGGGCAGAAAAGCCAGATCCCCTTGCCCAGGCCTCCAGAGCATGATAACAGAGGCCACTGCCCTCTAtgagtttcttcctttctctcaggcTCACAGAGCATGGGAGGTCCTAGGCCTTGGTAGACTTGTGGGCTCCAGACTCAGACGAGCATCCTGATGCCTGGCACTGGGGACACCCTTAAAGGGGTAAACCTCATTTAATCCTAGTAGCCAGTAGAGGTGTGACTCAAtggcagagcccctgcctagaatccccccagtgaagggctggggggcatggctcagtggtagaacacttacaAGGTCCTTGGTTGGTACCCAATATtgccagaagaaaacaaaacctttggatgtggtggcacatgcttgatcacagtacctgggaggcagttggatctctgtgaattccaagccagccagtgaggccctgtcttaaaaggGAGTGGGAATGGGTGGTAGATGTGGATTGATGGAGgcaacatgaaaagaaaagacagtgcaAACTGACCTCAACAGATCAGATAGTCCTTTACTAGAACAACGAAGTGGAGATTGTACCAAGGTGCAGGGGGCTTGGGGATTTAGAGGATACAAAAGGGAGCTTTGGGGTGGAAAATGTTATCTGAGGGTTGTTCTGTGCAGACCTTGTTagtcttctcctggcttctgCCTGCGGGTGCTCTCATTACTACGTTGGCTTTCTTGTCAGGCAGATGTTTCGGTCTGTATGCTACCCAATGAGTTCCTGAGCTGGTCTGAAGCTCTTTGTTTTAGATCCTTGTCTTAGTCACAGTTCTTCTgctgctttgaagagacaccatgaccagggaaACTTacacaagaaagcatttaattgggggcctggttacagtttcagagggtgagtctatAGCTATTATGGCAGGGggcatggcagcagacagacagatagacagacatgatcctggagcagtagctgagagcttgcagGAGATctacaagcaggaagcaggggagtgagctttttgtttggtttcagaccctggGACTGGGGGTGCATGTTTTGCATACCAAAGCAGAACTGGCTTCTCAGTTCTCCCAGCAGCAGTCCCAACCTGGCACACCCTGCCCCCAATCCTGATCTCTCCGGCCCAAGGATTGGGGTGCCCTTCCTCCAGAGGCTCTCCCCTATATAGTctagacattttggtctctccacccccttctccttctctctcttcctgccctgtACCCTTTCTCTCTTTATCCCCCCCTCAAAAATCTCCCTGTGACTTCCTtggcctcagtccttggggcTAGTGAACCCACCAGAGAGCAGCTTTCCAAgaaacctgcatttaatataatctaatctagccgggcggtggtggcaggAAAATAACAtcaccttttttttcttcaagacagggtttctctgtatagccccagctgtcctggaactcactctaaaccaggctggcctcgaactcagaaatccacttgcctctgtctcccaagtgctgggattaaaggcgagcgccaccactgcctggcaataacaTCATTTTTTAATCCACAAAGTGACATatctcctccaataaggtcacacctcctaactcTTCCCAAACTGTTCCACCAAGTGGGTcccaaatgttcaaatatatgagccttcttcaaactaccacagtcaCTAACTATTCACTGCGTGTGTagtacatgccttttatcccaacactcaggaggaagGGCTCATGATTCACCGAAGAATGACACCCTGGCCTAAATAGTATGTAAAGGCAAAGagcattttattctgcagaagtccagtaTGCTAGAGTCTCTCCATtaccaagacagccagagagacATCCAAGTGACACCCACATGAGCCTGCAGGCCTGATTTACAGCACATTAGGCAGTTGTGGGGTAGGTAACCGCTGTGTTAATATGTTGGATCCATCTCTATGGACATTCCATGACTCGGCTGGAAGCTTGCTGGGGAAGtttggaaactgctgctgacccattgtccttgcctgaAGCCAGGAGGCACctcagcttctgaggcctggacttgcctgaaATTGCCCAgttctttaaaacagaaatttaggTCTTAATTGCCaatttgaagtctttttttttggggggggggttcaagacagggtttctctgtgtagccctggctgtcctggaactcactctgtagaccaggctggccttgaactgagaaatctgcctgcttctgccttcttaagaaggctaaggcagatggatctctgtgagttccaggctagcctggtctacataatgaaaccctgtctcaaaaaaataagaaaaagagaaggatgaGTGTGCTCACATTCCTGTGTATACTGcacatcttaaaatgaaaataacacaccaggcgccaggcggtggtggcacaggcctttaatcccagcacttggaaggcagaggcaggcggatttctgagttcaaggccagcctggtctacagagtgagttccaggacaactagggctatacagagaaaccctgtctcaaaaagaaaggaaaaaagagagagagagagaaagagagagagagagagagagagagaaaagaggaagccagatggctcaggggttaagagcactgactgctctgccagaagtcctgagttcaattcccagcaaccacagggcaatgggatctgtaatgggatgtgataccctcctctggtgagtttgaggacagctacagtgtactcctatacataaaataaataattctttttttctttaaaggtattttttttttaaatttatttatttactatatgtaagtacactgtagctgtcttcagacaccatagaagagggtatcagatctcattatggatggttgtgagccaccatgtggttgctgggatttgaactcaggaccttcggaagagcagtcggtgctcttacttgctgagccatctcaccagcccctaaaggtattttttttaaagacttatttattattatatgtacagatggttgtgagccactatggaGTTGCTGGGAtctcaactcaggacctttggaagagcagccagtgctcttaacctctgagccatctctccaaccccaaataaataattctttaaaaaaaaaaaatagaaagccagCTAGAGTGGGAAGGCAAAATAGGTGGTGCAGAGGGAGATCCTAAAAGGGGTGTAAGATGCTAAGCCTTAGGGTGAACGTCCTTCCCTTCACTGAAAGACTTTTGGGATgagcctgccaggcagtggtggcgcacgcctttaatcccagcacttgggaggcagaggcaggcagatttctgagttcgaggccagcctggtctacagagtgagttccaggacagccagggctacacagagaaaccctgtctcaaataaaagaaaataggggGAGGGATGAGCCCAAAGTCCTGCAACTGAGATGGGGGaccgggggagggggaggaagattTGAGAGATTCAGAGTGCTTGGCTTTCAAAGGAAGTTTCCACACTTCTGCCCGTCTGCAGACAGGATTCTGGGGAGGAAAGCTGGCCATTAGGATCTGGCAGACAGCTGGTTGAGCCCCACCTGCCAGGAGCCAGTGTGCCCAGGATCAGGACTTCATCTTTATTCATGGAAGGTGGGGTGATAGGATACTCACTTAGGGTCTGTTAAGGACCTCAGAATAGAGGAATTGTTGTTAAAATACAACAGATGGGAGGCAAACTAgcagaatgaggaagagaaaagtgagataggaataaaggaaggaaatggaagcaaggaagaaagagaccATGAAAGAGTCAACCTAAACTAAAGATGTctgaaaaacagaaggaaatccAATATTGGTAAGCTTACTGTACAATAAAATTGGCTGGAGAGCCAGCTCagggataagagcactggctgctcttacagaggacccaggttcaattcctaccacccacatggcagctcacaaccatctgtaactccagtttctttttcaggatgtcctcttcctgcttccacagTCACAGAAGTGGCATACAAACATCTGTGTATGCAAAATACCTATGAGCATAACACAATaatagtttaaaacattttagaggTCTAGCAAGTTGACTCAGTGAGTAGAGAAACCTACCACCAAGTTGAGGATCTGAATTCCATCTTCAGGCCTCATAgggcaggagagaaccaattcttaAAAATTACCCTCtgagacgggcagtggtggcacgtgtctttaatcccagcccttgggaggtagaggcaggcggatttctgagttcgaggccagcctgatctacagagtgagttccaggacagtcagggctatacagagaaaccctgtctctaaaatcaaaaatataagaataatagtagtagtagtagtagtagtagtagtagtagtagtagtagtaaaaaataaatctttttaaaagggggttgcgggctggcgagatggctcaccgggtaagagtactgactgctcttacgaaggtcctgagttcctatcctagcaaccacgtggtggctcacaaccacccataatgagatctgatgccctcttctggtgtgtctgaagacagcgtgCAGGGCCGGAACCAGCAGCGGGAATGAGCAGggcgggcagaggtcctgagttcactcccATCAGCCatatacatgatggctcacggctatctgtacagctacagtgtactcatacacataaaataaataaaatacatctttaaaaaaaaaattaccctctGACCTCATATACGCCACcacagacaataaataaatacaatctatTTGGAGAGGGGGTGGAATGGTGGTACTTGTCTTTAGTTCCAGATCTTGGAAGATCGGAAGACCCAGGCCTACGGATCTGTGTGAGTTTAGCcaaccaggaatggtggcacatgcctctaatcccagcgctCAGCATATGCgtgtggatctctgttagttgcAGGTCAGCGTGGGCTGCGTGAGGTTCTGTTTCAGAATAAAAAAACTGCCTGAAAGGCCaaaaaatggggggaggggcggggaaggTGTAGAGAAAAAGTCGCACGCCTTGCTGAAGCGTTCAGGGTAAGGATTCGAACCCTCAAATGACTGTGAGGCCCCTCTCATTTCTGGAGAAAGGATCAGGGCGGACATCTTCATAACAATCCTTTTTGCCACCCGGAACTAAGCGCCGCTGGATAACGTCCCTAGCCGGCACGCAGGAAGTGGGAAGAGCTACAAGCCGAGCGGCACCGGAAATTGGCCCCACAGCTCGTAAAGTCCGTCCTCTTTGAGTCTCCTGCACGGAAGTGAGCGGTGTGCGCCGGAAGCGAAGACAGAGGCTGCCTCGTGGGCAAGCAGGCAGCATGGGGCAGTCCGGGCGGGTGAGGCGCGGCGGCCCGGGCGGGCGTGGGGCGCTGGTGGGGTCGCGAGCGAAGCCTGGGCGCTCACCGCCTGCCTGTCGTCCCCGCAGTCCCGACATCAGAAGCGCGCTCGTGCCCAGGCGCAGCTCCGCAACCTCGAGGCCTACGCCGCACAACCGCACTCGTTCGTGTTCACGCGAGGCCGAGCGGGTCGCAGTGTCCAGCAACTCAGCCTGGATGTACGGCGGGTCATGGAACCTCTCACCGCCACCCGTCTGCAGGTCTGCATCCCTCAGCCCTTCAGCTCCGGTCTCGGGGCTCGGCATCTTGGCGAGGACACGTGGGGCCAGGAGCAGGACTTGGGGTAGATGCAGTAGCAGAGCGCCTGCCTTCCACGAGGGAGGCCTTGGCTGAAACCCCAGCACTGCTGATCCAGGCATAATGGCGTACAGGCGAAATCTGGAATAGAACGGAGGGGGAGAGTACCATAGAGACCCATCTAGACCCAACGGAGTGAGGTCTcgtgttaaaaataaataaataaataacgtCGTACGTTGGGGGCAATCGCTAGGTGACTCAGCGGGAAAAGGAGCTTTCGGTTAAACTGTAGTTCAATTCCTGTGCCCCACGTAGAGGAGGGGGTGAAACGGCTCCTGCaggattgtcctctgacctccatctgtGCGCCCCTACCCGCTTGcacaaaaaatactttttaaaaattatgtttgagTGCCGGGGCTATAGTTTAGGGATACAGGTAGGACCCCAATACTTCCAGAAAGAGGAGTGCGGTCAGAAACGACGTCTCAGAATCATCAGATTAAGCTTCTCCGCTTAGTCAGTGTCTGTGTCCATTTCTTTCTCCACTTATCAGGTTCGAAAGAAGAACTCACTGAAGGACTGTGTGGCAGTGGCCGGCCCCCTGGGGGTCACACACTTTCTTATTTTGAGCAAAACAGATAACAGTGTATACTTGGTGAGTGGGCACCacaccctctcttcccctccctgagCCCCAGCTGCTCCTGTCTCATGATGAGCCCACTGCCCTGAGCTGTTGTGATGCTGGCTTCAAAGTAAACGCTCTGAAGCAGAGGAGCAAGGCTCTCTCTTTGCCCCACCGGCTAGCCAGACCCCTGCACCCTCACCCTACCTTTCTTTGGCAGAAGCTGATGCGTCTCCCAGGAGGCCCCACTTTGACGTTCCAGATCAACAAGGTGAAGAAGGGTAGCTGTGAGAGCTCTGCTTGCCTGGGGAGGGCCCTGGTCACACAGGCGGTCCTtagctctcttctcccttctttcagTACACACTAATACGGGACGTGGTCTCTTCCCTGCGTAGACACCGGATGCATGAGCAGCAGTTTAACCACCCGCCCCTCCTGGTGCTCAATAGCTTCGGCCCCCAGGGCATGCACGTCAAACTCATGGCCACCATGTTCCAGAACCTGTTCCCATCCATCAACGTGCACACGGTAGGCCACATCTGTGACAGCTACTGGCAGGCAGGGCTTGGGCAGTTGGAGAGGGAGTGGGTACTGCAGACCACATGTTAGGTCTCCAACTTTGAGGCTGACGCTGGGCTTGAACTTCTTCTGATCTTCCGTCTCTTCTGTGCCTAGTACACCTTGAGAGGTGTACAGCTTATTCTTTAGGTGTTGGTAATTAAACTTGGGTATTACACATTGTAGACCAGCACTCTGCTAACTAAGTCATATCCCTGCCCCTTATTCTCAATTTAAGGTCGTGTGTTAGACCAGGCCAGGATTAGACTTGTGATCTTTTTTGCATTAGCCACCCAGCAGGACGAGACTTGGCTGCAGAGCTTCAGGTGCTAACCTTGGCACTGGTGGTTCTCAGATTAGGCTCCTTACAAGGTCTTACGGTTGGCTTTGGTGGCCCCTGCAACTGAGACTTTAGCCAGTGCTGCAGACAGTCTGAGGACCCCGGTTGTCGCCCTAACACCTGGGGCATCCGTAGTGCCTTCTGCAGACAGACTGCTGGAGAACGCTAGTACTCCTTCCCAGGCTAAGTCCCCAGGCGGCTCACGGGtacctcttgcctctgcccccagGTGAACCTGAACACCATTAAGCGCTGCCTCCTCATTAACCACAATCCCGACAACCAAGAGCTGGACTTCCGACACTAGTGAGTGTTGGTGGGATGGACTCAATGTGGGATACCCATGCACTTGATGAGAATTCTGCAGCTGAGACTGTGTGATTGCTCAGACTCAAAGTAAACGCCCTGATGCATGTACAGGAGAGGGCAAAGAGCTGACCTGGGACCCCATGACccttcacctctccctctcctccgGCTTTGCAGCAGCATCAAGGTGGTCCCCGTGGGTGCAAGCCGGGGCATGAAGAAACTCTTACAGGAGAAGTTCCCTAACATGAGCCGACTGCAGGACATCAGTGAGCTGCTGGCCACGTAAGAAAGCGGGTGGGTGGCAGCTGCACCTGGGTCCTAGAGCTGGCCTGTGGAGCCCCCAAGATAACCTGTTGTCCTACACAGGGGTGCGGGGCTGTCAGAAAGTGAGGCGGAGCCAGACGGAGAACACAATACCACAGAACTACCCCAGGCTGTGGCTGGCCGTGGCAACATGCAGGCCCAGCAGAGTGCCATACGACTTACAGAGGTGAGGGGTGGCTATGGTGGCCCTCATAGCTCCCAGTCCCAAAGCTAGCCtgactctcttcccattcccatgTGTTGCCAGATTGGGCCCCGGATGACACTGCAGCTCATTAAGATCCAGGAGGGTGTTGGGAACGGCAATGTCCTCTTCCACAGTTTTGGTGAGGGGACAGGGTGAGGCCAGCCCATGAGACCAGTGTTCAGTCCCACTGTGACCTTGACAGATGTCTGGTCCTTCCTCACAGTACACAAGACCGAGGAGGAGCTGCAGGCCATCCTGGCAGCGAAGGAAGAAAAGCTAAGACTGAAGGCGCAGCGTCAGAACCAGCAGGCTGAGAACTTGCAGCGCAAGAAGGAGCTGCGTGAAGCCCACAAGTATGCAAAGACACTGGACAGAAAGGGTTGGGAGCAGGGAGTCTGGGCAGGCTGACGCCAACACACTCTCCCTCCAGGAAGAAGAGCCTGGCAGGCATAAAGCGAGCCCGTGCAAGGGCTGATGGTGACAGTGATGCTGAGGACCCAGGAGCACCACCAGAGGCAGTGGGGGCAAGCCAGCCTGAAGATGAAGAGGATGATGCCGAGTATTTTCGCCAGGCTGTGGGCGAGGAACCTGATGAAGGTGTTGTGGGACAGGGTCTGCTGGTGACACCTGGGCCCGCCCATTTCACTTTTTCTGAGGACCTTAACCATTTCTCTCCCTACAGACTTGTTCCCCACAGTGGCCAAGCGGAGACGGCAGGGGGCACCTCTGGGCAAGAAGCATCGAAGGAAGGAGCAGAGGCCTGGTAATAAAGGCCGGGGTCAGGGTGGCAACTGGCGGGTTCTGAAGCTGAGTGGTAGATCCCAGAGAGTCAAGACCAAGATGAGACCTAGAGCCACACACCAGGACTCAGGTCCAACATCAAGGAGACGAACCTGAACCTGCCTGGCAGTGGGTGGACTATGGATGCCCCAGATTGGGGCCCGGAAGCTGCCCTGATCCAGTGCAGTCCGGTTTCCTTTCATAAAGGAACTGCCCAGTTCTTACCTCCAATAAACCTGAACATGTCACTTTTTGAGTCTTCTCTCTGCTTGGGGCAGGGCAGAGCTAGCAGTACTTGGATAGTACAAGGAGGAAGTGGGCTAGGTAGCAAGTGTCACTCTGACTGGCAAGTACAGACAAGTGACCAGACTACTAGGAACTCAGGCAGGACCTTGTATATATAGCCCAGAAGCTGCAGTGAGGATTGTCTGCCCCCTTCAGGTGTGCTCTATGAGGCTAACCAATGCCATACCAGGTGCCAGCTCAGAGGGACATTAAAGGAAAGGATGATGGGA
This window contains:
- the LOC116072967 gene encoding suppressor of SWI4 1 homolog isoform X2 — protein: MGQSGRSRHQKRARAQAQLRNLEAYAAQPHSFVFTRGRAGRSVQQLSLDVRRVMEPLTATRLQVRKKNSLKDCVAVAGPLGVTHFLILSKTDNSVYLKLMRLPGGPTLTFQINKYTLIRDVVSSLRRHRMHEQQFNHPPLLVLNSFGPQGMHVKLMATMFQNLFPSINVHTVNLNTIKRCLLINHNPDNQELDFRHYSIKVVPVGASRGMKKLLQEKFPNMSRLQDISELLATGAGLSESEAEPDGEHNTTELPQAVAGRGNMQAQQSAIRLTEIGPRMTLQLIKIQEGVGNGNVLFHSFVHKTEEELQAILAAKEEKLRLKAQRQNQQAENLQRKKELREAHKKKSLAGIKRARARADGDSDAEDPGAPPEAVGASQPEDEEDDAEYFRQAVGEEPDEDLFPTVAKRRRQGAPLGKKHRRKEQRPGNKGRGQGGNWRVLKLSGRSQRVKTKMRPRATHQDSGPTSRRRT
- the LOC116072967 gene encoding suppressor of SWI4 1 homolog isoform X1 → MGQSGRSRHQKRARAQAQLRNLEAYAAQPHSFVFTRGRAGRSVQQLSLDVRRVMEPLTATRLQVRKKNSLKDCVAVAGPLGVTHFLILSKTDNSVYLKLMRLPGGPTLTFQINKYTLIRDVVSSLRRHRMHEQQFNHPPLLVLNSFGPQGMHVKLMATMFQNLFPSINVHTVNLNTIKRCLLINHNPDNQELDFRHYSIKVVPVGASRGMKKLLQEKFPNMSRLQDISELLATGAGLSESEAEPDGEHNTTELPQAVAGRGNMQAQQSAIRLTEIGPRMTLQLIKIQEGVGNGNVLFHSFVHKTEEELQAILAAKEEKLRLKAQRQNQQAENLQRKKELREAHKKKSLAGIKRARARADGDSDAEDPGAPPEAVGASQPEDEEDDAEYFRQAVGEEPDEDLFPTVAKRRRQGAPLGKKHRRKEQRPGFLLAVAWPPAVVFCADSSQQPVLCTNTASSGCLFLPSSKLELQRCGMLPGAICLHLQETASTDLR